From the genome of Delphinus delphis chromosome 8, mDelDel1.2, whole genome shotgun sequence, one region includes:
- the MDK gene encoding midkine isoform X1 translates to MQRRGFLLLALLALLALTSAVAKKKDKVKKGGPGSECAEWIWGPCTPSSKDCGVGFREGTCGAQTQRIRCRVPCNWKKEFGADCKYKFESWGACDGVTGTKARQGTLKKARYNAQCQETIRVTKPCTPKTKAKAKASFLTHSSPGGQQGRVESAHLSAKKGKGKD, encoded by the exons ATGCAGCGCCGAGGCTTCCTCCTCCTCGCCCTCCTCGCCCTGCTGGCGCTCACCTCCGCGGTGGCCAAAAAGAAAG ACAAAGTGAAGAAGGGAGGCCCGGGGAGCGAGTGCGCGGAGTGGATCTGGGGGCCCTGCACCCCCAGCAGCAAGGACTGCGGCGTGGGTTTCCGCGAGGGCACCTGCGGGGCCCAGACGCAACGCATCCGGTGCCGGGTCCCCTGTAACTGGAAGAAGGAGTTTGGAG CCGACTGCAAGTACAAGTTTGAGAGCTGGGGGGCATGTGATGGGGTCACAGGCACCAAAGCCCGCCAAGGCACCCTGAAGAAGGCGCGGTACAATGCCCAGTGCCAGGAGACCATCCGTGTGACCAAGCCCTGCACCCCCAAGACCAAAGCCAAGGCCAAAG CTTCATTCCTGActcacagcagccctggaggCCAACAGGGCAGAGTGGAATCTGCCCACTTGTCAG ccaagaaagggaagggaaaggactAG
- the MDK gene encoding midkine isoform X2, with amino-acid sequence MQRRGFLLLALLALLALTSAVAKKKDKVKKGGPGSECAEWIWGPCTPSSKDCGVGFREGTCGAQTQRIRCRVPCNWKKEFGADCKYKFESWGACDGVTGTKARQGTLKKARYNAQCQETIRVTKPCTPKTKAKAKAKKGKGKD; translated from the exons ATGCAGCGCCGAGGCTTCCTCCTCCTCGCCCTCCTCGCCCTGCTGGCGCTCACCTCCGCGGTGGCCAAAAAGAAAG ACAAAGTGAAGAAGGGAGGCCCGGGGAGCGAGTGCGCGGAGTGGATCTGGGGGCCCTGCACCCCCAGCAGCAAGGACTGCGGCGTGGGTTTCCGCGAGGGCACCTGCGGGGCCCAGACGCAACGCATCCGGTGCCGGGTCCCCTGTAACTGGAAGAAGGAGTTTGGAG CCGACTGCAAGTACAAGTTTGAGAGCTGGGGGGCATGTGATGGGGTCACAGGCACCAAAGCCCGCCAAGGCACCCTGAAGAAGGCGCGGTACAATGCCCAGTGCCAGGAGACCATCCGTGTGACCAAGCCCTGCACCCCCAAGACCAAAGCCAAGGCCAAAG ccaagaaagggaagggaaaggactAG
- the CHRM4 gene encoding muscarinic acetylcholine receptor M4 encodes MANFTPVNGSLGNQSVRLVTSTHNRYETVEMVFIATVTGSLSLVTVVGNILVMLSIKVNRQLQTVNNYFLFSLACADLIIGAFSMNLYTVYIIKGYWPLGAVVCDLWLALDYVVSNASVMNLLIISFDRYFCVTKPLTYPARRTTKMAGLMIAAAWVLSFVLWAPAILFWQFVVGKRTVPDNQCFIQFLSNPAVTFGTAIAAFYLPVVIMTVLYIHISLASRSRVHKHRPEGPKEKKAKTLAFLKSPLMKQSVKKPPPGEASRGELRNGKLEEAPPPVLPPPPRPVTDKDTSNESSSGSATQNTKERPPTELSTTEATTPATPAHPLQPRTLNPASKWSKIQIVTKQTGNECVTAIEIVPATPAGMRPAANVARKFASIARNQVRKKRQMAARERKVTRTIFAILLAFILTWTPYNVMVLVNTFCQSCIPDTVWSIGYWLCYVNSTINPACYALCNATFKKTFRHLLLCQYRNIGTAR; translated from the coding sequence ATGGCGAACTTCACACCGGTCAATGGCAGCTTGGGCAACCAGTCTGTGCGCCTGGTCACGTCAACCCATAACCGCTATGAGACAGTGGAGATGGTGTTCATTGCCACGGTGACAGGCTCACTGAGCCTCGTGACTGTCGTGGGCAACATCCTGGTGATGCTCTCCATCAAGGTCAACAGGCAACTGCAGACGGTCAACAACTACTTCCTCTTCAGCCTGGCATGTGCTGATCTCATCATAGGCGCTTTCTCCATGAACCTCTACACCGTGTACATCATCAAGGGCTACTGGCCTCTGGGTGCCGTGGTGTGTGACCTGTGGCTGGCCCTGGACTATGTGGTGAGCAATGCCTCTGTCATGAACCTGCTCATCATCAGCTTTGACCGGTACTTCTGCGTCACCAAGCCCCTCACCTACCCCGCGCGGCGAACCACCAAGATGGCAGGCCTCATGATCGCCGCTGCCTGGGTCCTGTCCTTCGTGCTCTGGGCGCCTGCCATCTTGTTCTGGCAGTTTGTGGTGGGCAAGCGGACGGTGCCAGACAACCAGTGCTTCATCCAGTTTTTGTCCAACCCGGCGGTGACCTTCGGCACGGCCATCGCTGCCTTCTACCTGCCTGTGGTCATCATGACGGTGCTCTACATCCACATCTCCCTGGCCAGTCGCAGCCGAGTTCACAAGCACCGACCCGAAGGCCCTAAGGAGAAGAAGGCCAAGACCCTGGCCTTCCTCAAGAGCCCCCTGATGAAGCAGAGTGTCAAGAAACCGCCCCCAGGAGAAGCTTCTCGGGGGGAGCTGCGCAACGGGAAGCTAGAGGAGGCCCCTCCACCGGTCCTCCCCCCGCCGCCACGCCCAGTGACTGACAAGGACACCTCCAATGAGTCCAGCTCGGGCAGCGCCACCCAGAACACCAAGGAACGACCACCCACAGAGCTGTCAACCACAGAGGCCACCACGCCCGCCACACCTGCACATCCCCTGCAGCCACGGACCCTCAATCCGGCCTCCAAATGGTCCAAGATCCAGATTGTGACGAAGCAGACAGGCAACGAGTGTGTGACAGCCATCGAGATTGTGCCTGCCACGCCGGCTGGCATGCGTCCGGCGGCCAATGTGGCCCGCAAGTTTGCCAGCATCGCCCGCAACCAGGTGCGCAAGAAGCGGCAGATGGCAGCCCGGGAGCGCAAGGTGACTCGGACCATCTTTGCCATTCTGCTAGCCTTCATCCTCACCTGGACGCCCTACAATGTCATGGTCCTGGTGAACACCTTCTGCCAGAGCTGCATCCCTGACACGGTGTGGTCCATTGGCTACTGGCTCTGCTACGTCAACAGCACCATCAACCCGGCCTGCTATGCCCTCTGCAATGCCACCTTTAAAAAGACTTTCAGACACCTGCTGCTATGCCAGTATCGGAACATCGGCACTGCCAGGTAG